A genomic stretch from Bacteroidales bacterium includes:
- a CDS encoding T9SS type A sorting domain-containing protein, whose product MKKITTLSCFLLVAFFAIQAQSWKVYMGKVLPSQNNPAFVSNSATGAPPVEAILPNPEKTGDSLYSFTVYPKDAKFLWKYDFSAAVPNVTLVARLKGISDTLDRVMEIDMQTGSFRERIVIKKDNTFELKQSGFKGTFPANVLDWHMIRFSMKNDSVFIYLDEQPVPIAAVKTTTTTTNKYFRFGDNDGATTTGALIDWIIWDETGCFAPGQGAAIPDSLIQRKAGWKVYSGRVLPSANTPVFITSNVSGTYTNTLLDDPDHPGNSLLELIVHPAASKFMWRYNWPSDEPPAVTMVARVKGVSDTLNRVMEFDFEHFGTRERLYVKTDNTWELKESGTTGTMKKATGWHIYRITKNQNLVNFYLDENPVPLATVITPTSTTNKWFRFGDGNSGSSLGGVVDWIIWDESGAYAPQRGYFIPDSLIQEVVSGDALLAALTPNTGTLSPAFDPNVTEYTLKLPAGSTSVTIDAAAHHTKATVTGTGEYTSFPTDAVITVTAEDGTTRTYTVSISVLSNDATLSALTPASGTLSPEFNPEITQYVLKLPAGSTSVNLDATPNDARATVTGTGEYSTFPVDAVITVTAEDGTTKEYIVSISVLSNDASLASLTVSTGTLSPEFDPQITSYTLELPSGTTSVTITATTNDDRASVEGTGEISTFPADVTITVTAEDGTTATYSVHILVTGISDNGARKFGFYPNPAREQITVTLPSSGKLTLKNTLGQILITRNCFEPKVTVDLKNIKTGIYFLTFENADLSMTMKVVKSE is encoded by the coding sequence ATGAAAAAAATCACTACCCTGAGTTGTTTCCTGCTGGTAGCTTTCTTCGCTATCCAGGCACAAAGCTGGAAAGTTTATATGGGAAAAGTGCTTCCCAGCCAGAACAATCCGGCTTTTGTTTCAAATAGTGCTACCGGAGCACCTCCTGTTGAAGCCATCTTGCCCAATCCCGAAAAAACGGGCGATTCGCTCTATTCGTTTACGGTGTACCCAAAAGATGCCAAGTTTTTATGGAAGTATGATTTCTCAGCCGCCGTACCCAATGTAACTCTCGTTGCCCGTTTAAAAGGAATTTCCGACACCCTTGACAGGGTAATGGAAATTGATATGCAAACCGGCTCATTCCGTGAAAGGATCGTAATCAAAAAAGACAACACCTTTGAGCTGAAACAATCCGGATTCAAGGGAACGTTTCCGGCAAATGTTCTTGACTGGCATATGATCCGGTTCTCGATGAAGAACGACAGCGTATTTATCTATCTAGATGAACAACCGGTTCCGATAGCTGCTGTAAAGACCACAACCACAACCACAAACAAATACTTCCGTTTCGGGGATAACGATGGAGCTACAACCACAGGTGCTTTGATCGACTGGATTATATGGGACGAAACCGGATGCTTTGCTCCGGGGCAGGGCGCAGCCATTCCGGATTCCCTGATTCAAAGGAAAGCAGGATGGAAAGTTTATTCCGGACGGGTACTTCCCAGTGCCAATACGCCTGTATTTATTACCAGTAATGTTTCCGGAACCTATACCAATACCCTGCTGGACGATCCGGACCATCCGGGCAATTCACTCCTTGAACTGATTGTTCATCCTGCCGCCAGTAAATTCATGTGGAGATATAACTGGCCGTCTGATGAACCACCTGCCGTCACTATGGTGGCACGTGTCAAAGGTGTATCCGATACACTTAACAGGGTTATGGAGTTCGATTTCGAGCACTTCGGAACGCGTGAAAGGCTGTATGTCAAAACCGACAATACATGGGAATTAAAAGAATCCGGAACAACCGGAACGATGAAAAAAGCTACAGGATGGCACATATACCGGATTACCAAAAATCAAAACCTGGTGAACTTCTACCTTGACGAAAATCCTGTTCCCCTGGCAACGGTAATAACTCCAACGAGCACAACCAATAAATGGTTCCGGTTTGGCGACGGAAATTCCGGCTCGAGTCTCGGAGGTGTTGTCGACTGGATTATTTGGGATGAATCCGGTGCCTACGCTCCCCAAAGAGGTTATTTCATTCCTGATTCGCTTATTCAGGAAGTTGTCTCAGGGGATGCGTTGCTTGCCGCATTAACACCGAATACAGGAACTCTCTCGCCCGCTTTTGACCCTAATGTTACTGAATACACTCTGAAGCTCCCTGCCGGCTCAACCAGCGTTACCATTGATGCTGCAGCTCACCACACTAAAGCAACTGTAACAGGCACCGGCGAGTATACATCATTCCCGACTGATGCAGTAATAACAGTAACTGCTGAGGACGGAACCACCAGGACATATACGGTCAGCATTTCCGTTCTTTCAAACGACGCTACACTTTCAGCACTTACTCCCGCATCAGGGACACTCTCCCCCGAATTCAATCCCGAAATAACACAATATGTTCTGAAATTGCCCGCAGGATCCACCAGTGTCAACCTTGATGCAACTCCTAATGACGCCAGAGCCACCGTGACAGGAACCGGTGAGTATTCAACATTCCCTGTTGATGCAGTAATTACGGTAACAGCCGAAGATGGAACGACCAAAGAATATATTGTGAGTATTTCGGTCCTTTCAAACGACGCCAGTCTGGCTTCACTTACAGTAAGCACAGGAACTTTGTCCCCGGAGTTTGATCCCCAGATTACTTCCTATACACTGGAACTGCCGTCGGGAACAACATCCGTTACCATAACGGCCACCACGAATGATGACAGGGCCAGTGTGGAAGGAACCGGAGAAATTTCCACGTTCCCGGCTGATGTTACCATAACAGTAACGGCTGAAGACGGAACAACTGCCACATATTCAGTCCATATTCTGGTAACCGGAATCAGCGATAACGGAGCCAGAAAGTTCGGTTTCTATCCCAACCCTGCCCGTGAACAAATTACCGTAACCCTCCCGTCATCTGGAAAACTTACTTTAAAAAACACCCTGGGACAAATATTGATCACAAGGAACTGCTTTGAACCAAAAGTAACGGTTGACCTGAAAAATATCAAAACCGGTATTTATTTCCTTACCTTTGAAAATGCAGACCTTTCAATGACAATGAAAGTTGTCAAAAGCGAATAG